In Carassius gibelio isolate Cgi1373 ecotype wild population from Czech Republic chromosome B4, carGib1.2-hapl.c, whole genome shotgun sequence, one DNA window encodes the following:
- the LOC127956706 gene encoding carbohydrate sulfotransferase 11 isoform X1: protein MKQTLLDLMRMSRICRMVLATCLGSFILVIFYFQSMFQPVMRRNPFAAEGCCRKGSRNALQELYNPTQAEFSAAAVLHQARRDQVADTCRAHSVSSRKRRVLTPSDLKHLVVDEEHELIYCYVPKVACTNWKRVMMVLSGRGKYSDPMEIPSNEAHVPTNLKTLNQYSIADINHRLKSYLKFLFVREPFERLVSAYRNKFTLRYNTSFHKRYGTKIVRRYRKNATTEALQSGADVKFQEFAEYLVDPGTHREAPLNEHWQTVYSLCHPCHIHYDLVGKYETLEEDANYVLKLAGVGNSLRFPTYAKSTRTTDQMAAMFFNNISSLQQGQLYQLYKLDFLMFNYSIPSYLKLQ from the exons ATGAAACAGACATTACTAGACCTCATGAGGATGAGTAGGATCTGCCGGATGGTGCTGGCCACTTGTTTAGGATCTTTTATTCTGGTCATCTTCTATTTCCAAAGTATGTTCCAACCAG TTATGAGGCGGAACCCGTTCGCAGCGGAGGGCTGCTGCCGGAAAGGCTCTAGAAACGCCCTGCAGGAGCTGTACAATCCCACGCAG GCCGAGTTCTCTGCGGCGGCGGTGTTACATCAGGCACGGAGGGATCAGGTGGCAGACACATGTCGCGCCCACAGCGTGTCCAGCCGCAAGCGTCGCGTCCTGACCCCCAGTGACCTCAAGCACCTGGTGGTGGACGAGGAACACGAGCTCATCTACTGCTACGTCCCCAAGGTGGCCTGCACCAACTGGAAGCGAGTCATGATGGTGCTGAGTGGCCGGGGCAAGTACAGCGACCCCATGGAGATCCCATCAAACGAGGCTCACGTGCCCACCAACCTCAAGACCCTCAACCAATACAGCATTGCCGACATCAACCACCGGCTCAAGAGCTACCTCAAGTTCCTCTTCGTGCGCGAGCCCTTTGAGCGGTTGGTGTCGGCCTACCGTAACAAATTCACACTTCGATACAACACCTCGTTTCACAAACGCTACGGGACAAAGATCGTACGGCGGTACCGCAAGAACGCAACAACCGAGGCACTCCAGAGCGGCGCTGACGTGAAGTTTCAAGAGTTCGCTGAATACCTGGTGGACCCGGGCACTCACAGAGAAGCTCCGCTCAACGAACACTGGCAGACGGTCTACTCGCTCTGCCACCCCTGCCACATCCACTATGACCTGGTGGGCAAGTACGAGACTCTGGAGGAGGACGCCAACTACGTGCTCAAACTGGCAGGGGTGGGTAACTCCTTGCGTTTCCCAACGTATGCCAAATCCACCCGTACCACCGACCAAATGGCCGCCATGTTTTTCAATAACATCAGCTCTCTGCAGCAAGGCCAGCTGTACCAACTCTACAAACTGGACTTTCTAATGTTCAACTACTCTATTCCCAGCTACCTAAAACTGCAGTAG
- the LOC127956706 gene encoding carbohydrate sulfotransferase 11 isoform X2: MKQTLLDLMRMSRICRMVLATCLGSFILVIFYFQIMRRNPFAAEGCCRKGSRNALQELYNPTQAEFSAAAVLHQARRDQVADTCRAHSVSSRKRRVLTPSDLKHLVVDEEHELIYCYVPKVACTNWKRVMMVLSGRGKYSDPMEIPSNEAHVPTNLKTLNQYSIADINHRLKSYLKFLFVREPFERLVSAYRNKFTLRYNTSFHKRYGTKIVRRYRKNATTEALQSGADVKFQEFAEYLVDPGTHREAPLNEHWQTVYSLCHPCHIHYDLVGKYETLEEDANYVLKLAGVGNSLRFPTYAKSTRTTDQMAAMFFNNISSLQQGQLYQLYKLDFLMFNYSIPSYLKLQ; this comes from the exons ATGAAACAGACATTACTAGACCTCATGAGGATGAGTAGGATCTGCCGGATGGTGCTGGCCACTTGTTTAGGATCTTTTATTCTGGTCATCTTCTATTTCCAAA TTATGAGGCGGAACCCGTTCGCAGCGGAGGGCTGCTGCCGGAAAGGCTCTAGAAACGCCCTGCAGGAGCTGTACAATCCCACGCAG GCCGAGTTCTCTGCGGCGGCGGTGTTACATCAGGCACGGAGGGATCAGGTGGCAGACACATGTCGCGCCCACAGCGTGTCCAGCCGCAAGCGTCGCGTCCTGACCCCCAGTGACCTCAAGCACCTGGTGGTGGACGAGGAACACGAGCTCATCTACTGCTACGTCCCCAAGGTGGCCTGCACCAACTGGAAGCGAGTCATGATGGTGCTGAGTGGCCGGGGCAAGTACAGCGACCCCATGGAGATCCCATCAAACGAGGCTCACGTGCCCACCAACCTCAAGACCCTCAACCAATACAGCATTGCCGACATCAACCACCGGCTCAAGAGCTACCTCAAGTTCCTCTTCGTGCGCGAGCCCTTTGAGCGGTTGGTGTCGGCCTACCGTAACAAATTCACACTTCGATACAACACCTCGTTTCACAAACGCTACGGGACAAAGATCGTACGGCGGTACCGCAAGAACGCAACAACCGAGGCACTCCAGAGCGGCGCTGACGTGAAGTTTCAAGAGTTCGCTGAATACCTGGTGGACCCGGGCACTCACAGAGAAGCTCCGCTCAACGAACACTGGCAGACGGTCTACTCGCTCTGCCACCCCTGCCACATCCACTATGACCTGGTGGGCAAGTACGAGACTCTGGAGGAGGACGCCAACTACGTGCTCAAACTGGCAGGGGTGGGTAACTCCTTGCGTTTCCCAACGTATGCCAAATCCACCCGTACCACCGACCAAATGGCCGCCATGTTTTTCAATAACATCAGCTCTCTGCAGCAAGGCCAGCTGTACCAACTCTACAAACTGGACTTTCTAATGTTCAACTACTCTATTCCCAGCTACCTAAAACTGCAGTAG